In one Corallococcus sp. EGB genomic region, the following are encoded:
- a CDS encoding multidrug efflux RND transporter permease subunit: protein MSEPFILRPIATSLLMMALLLGGVLSYRLLPVSALPEVDYPTIQVLTFQPGASPDVVASGVTAPLERQFGQMPGLNQMTSSSSSGASVITLQFTLQMSLDVAEQQVQAAINAANNLLPTDLPNPPIYNKVNPADTPVITLALTSDTVPLTQVEDLADTRIAQKLSQLSGVGLVSISGGQRPAVRIQANGLALAARGLTLEDVRTAIAAANVNSPKGGFDGPRQAYTLNSNDQRLSSAEYAPLIIAYRDGAPLRLSDVAHVFDGAENVRQAAWAGTTPAVILNVQRQPGANVIAVVDSVRKLLPQLQSTLPATVKVSVLSDRTTTIRASVRDVQRDLMFSVALVVLVIFLFLRNASATFIPSIAVPLSLVGTFAAMSLLGFSLNNLTLMALTIAAGFVVDDAIVMIENISRYIEGGTPPLEAALRGSKQIGFTIVSLTVSLIAVLIPLLFMGDVVGRLFREFAITLAVTILLSAVVSLTLTPMLCSRLLRRRPPEEANRFERAVGGAFDRLVGHYDVALTWVLGHRALTLLIAGVTLVLTGLLLYTIPKGFFPVQDTGVLQGISLGPQSISFSAMAERQQALARVVLEDPAVEGLSSFIGVDGTNTTSNSGRMLVTLKPLSERDASATEVIRRLQPALDGVPGISLALSPVQDLTLDSRVSRTQYQYSLSSPDAVALETWTQQLVNHLREQPELRDVSSDLQNGGLRLNVILDRDTAARLGITALQVDDALYDAFGQRQVSTIFTQLNQYRVVLEVPPSLQRVDTALKSVYLRSATGGAVPLASIASVTPGLGPLSINRQDQFPVANVSFNPAPGVSLSQAVSAFNGVREKLHIPPSVQTAFAGTARTFQDSLRNEGFLVLAAVVVVYLVLGVLYESYVHPLTILSTLPSAAMGALLALRVFGLELGMIALIGIILLIGIVMKNAIMMIDFALEAERLEGKAPRDAIHEACLLRFRPILMTTMASMLGAVPLALGGGIGGELRQPLGIAIIGGLMVSQLLTLFTTPVIYLGFAGLSRRLQHLRRHSSPTAPRSPA, encoded by the coding sequence ATGTCCGAACCCTTCATCCTGCGGCCCATCGCGACGTCCCTGCTGATGATGGCCCTGCTCCTGGGCGGCGTGCTGTCGTACCGCCTGCTGCCCGTGTCCGCGCTTCCGGAGGTGGACTACCCCACCATCCAGGTCCTCACCTTCCAGCCTGGCGCGAGCCCGGACGTGGTGGCCTCCGGCGTCACCGCGCCCCTGGAGCGGCAGTTCGGGCAGATGCCAGGCCTCAACCAGATGACGTCGTCCAGCTCCAGCGGCGCGTCCGTCATCACGCTCCAGTTCACGCTCCAGATGAGCCTGGACGTCGCGGAGCAGCAGGTCCAGGCCGCCATCAACGCCGCCAACAACCTCCTGCCCACCGACCTGCCCAACCCGCCCATCTACAACAAGGTCAACCCCGCGGACACGCCCGTCATCACCCTGGCCCTCACCTCCGACACCGTGCCGCTCACCCAGGTGGAGGACCTGGCGGATACGCGCATCGCGCAGAAGCTCTCACAGCTGTCCGGCGTGGGGCTGGTGAGCATCAGCGGCGGCCAGCGCCCCGCCGTCCGCATCCAGGCCAACGGGCTCGCGCTGGCCGCGCGGGGCCTGACGCTGGAGGACGTCCGCACCGCCATCGCCGCCGCCAACGTGAACAGCCCCAAGGGCGGCTTCGACGGCCCCCGCCAGGCCTACACCCTCAACTCCAATGATCAGCGCCTGTCGAGCGCGGAGTACGCCCCGCTCATCATCGCGTACCGCGACGGCGCCCCGCTGCGCCTGTCCGACGTGGCGCACGTCTTCGACGGCGCGGAGAACGTACGCCAGGCCGCCTGGGCCGGCACCACGCCCGCCGTCATCCTCAACGTGCAGCGCCAACCGGGCGCCAACGTCATCGCCGTCGTGGACAGCGTCCGCAAGCTGCTGCCCCAGCTGCAGTCCACCCTGCCCGCGACGGTCAAGGTGTCCGTGCTCAGCGACCGCACCACCACCATCCGCGCCTCCGTGCGCGACGTGCAGCGCGACCTGATGTTCTCCGTCGCGCTCGTCGTGCTCGTCATCTTCCTCTTCCTGCGCAACGCCTCCGCCACCTTCATCCCCAGCATCGCGGTGCCGCTGTCGCTGGTGGGCACCTTCGCCGCGATGTCGCTGCTGGGCTTCTCCCTCAACAACCTGACCCTGATGGCGCTCACCATCGCCGCGGGCTTCGTCGTCGACGACGCCATCGTGATGATCGAGAACATCAGCCGCTACATCGAAGGCGGCACGCCGCCCCTGGAGGCCGCGCTCAGGGGCTCCAAGCAGATCGGCTTCACCATCGTCTCCCTCACGGTGTCGCTCATCGCCGTGCTCATCCCCCTGCTCTTCATGGGGGACGTGGTGGGGCGCCTGTTCCGCGAGTTCGCCATCACCCTGGCCGTGACCATCCTGCTGTCCGCGGTCGTGTCCCTGACCCTCACGCCCATGCTCTGCTCGCGGCTGCTGCGCCGGCGCCCGCCCGAAGAGGCCAACCGCTTCGAGCGCGCCGTGGGCGGCGCGTTCGACCGCCTGGTGGGCCACTACGACGTCGCGCTCACGTGGGTGCTGGGCCACCGCGCGCTGACGCTGCTCATCGCCGGGGTGACGCTCGTGCTCACCGGCCTGCTCCTCTACACCATCCCCAAGGGCTTCTTCCCCGTGCAGGACACCGGCGTGCTGCAGGGCATCTCCCTGGGGCCCCAGTCCATCTCCTTCTCCGCCATGGCGGAGCGCCAGCAGGCCCTGGCCCGGGTGGTGCTGGAAGACCCGGCCGTGGAGGGGCTGTCGTCGTTCATCGGCGTGGATGGCACCAACACCACATCCAACAGCGGCCGGATGCTCGTCACCCTCAAGCCGCTGTCGGAGCGCGACGCCTCCGCCACGGAGGTCATCCGCCGCCTCCAGCCGGCGCTGGACGGCGTGCCCGGCATCTCCCTGGCCCTGTCACCCGTGCAGGACCTCACGCTGGACAGCCGCGTGAGCCGCACCCAGTACCAGTACAGCCTCAGCTCGCCGGACGCCGTGGCGCTGGAGACCTGGACCCAGCAGCTCGTCAACCACCTGCGCGAGCAGCCCGAGCTGAGGGACGTCTCCAGCGACCTGCAGAACGGCGGCCTGCGGCTCAACGTCATCCTGGACCGGGACACCGCCGCCCGGCTGGGCATCACGGCCCTGCAGGTCGACGACGCCCTCTACGACGCCTTCGGCCAGCGCCAGGTGTCCACCATCTTCACCCAGCTCAACCAGTACCGCGTGGTGCTGGAGGTGCCGCCCTCGCTCCAGCGCGTGGACACCGCCCTGAAGTCCGTCTACCTGCGGTCCGCCACCGGCGGCGCCGTGCCCCTCGCGTCCATCGCCAGCGTGACGCCGGGCCTGGGGCCGCTCAGCATCAACCGGCAGGACCAGTTCCCCGTCGCCAACGTCTCCTTCAACCCCGCGCCCGGCGTGTCGCTGTCCCAGGCGGTGAGCGCCTTCAACGGGGTGCGGGAGAAGCTCCACATCCCCCCTTCCGTGCAGACCGCCTTCGCGGGCACCGCGCGCACGTTCCAGGACTCGCTCAGGAACGAGGGCTTCCTCGTGCTGGCGGCGGTGGTGGTCGTCTACCTGGTGCTGGGCGTGCTGTATGAGTCCTACGTCCACCCGCTCACCATCCTGTCCACGCTGCCGTCCGCGGCCATGGGCGCGCTCCTGGCGTTGAGGGTGTTCGGGCTGGAGCTGGGGATGATCGCCCTCATCGGCATCATCCTGCTCATCGGCATCGTGATGAAGAACGCCATCATGATGATCGACTTCGCGCTGGAGGCGGAGCGCCTGGAGGGCAAGGCCCCCCGGGACGCCATCCACGAGGCGTGCCTCCTGCGCTTCCGTCCCATCCTGATGACCACGATGGCGTCCATGCTGGGCGCCGTGCCCCTGGCGCTCGGCGGAGGCATTGGCGGAGAGC